A section of the Oncorhynchus keta strain PuntledgeMale-10-30-2019 chromosome 15, Oket_V2, whole genome shotgun sequence genome encodes:
- the LOC127907541 gene encoding uncharacterized protein LOC127907541 isoform X19 has protein sequence MSNQITFNLSMNSSYTMRPEWNLCRSPPVGFNANPPVGFNANPPVGFNANPPVGFNANPPVGFNANPPVGFNANPPVGFNANPPVGFNANPPVGFNANPPVGFNANPPVGFNANPPVGFNANPPVGFNANPPVGFNANPPVGFNANPPVGFNANPPVGFNANPPVGFNANPPVGFNANPPVGFNANPPVGFNANPPVGFNANPPVGFNANPPVGFNANPPVGFNANPPVGFNANPPVGFNANPPVGFNANPPVGFNANPPVGFNANPPVGFNANPPVGFNANPPVGFNANPPVGFNANPPVGFNANPPVGFNANPPVGFNANPPVGFNANPPVGFNANPPVGFNANPPVGFNANPPVGFNANPPVGFNANPPVGFNANPPVGFNANPPVGLNANPPVGFNANPPVGFNANPPVGFNANPPVGLNANPPVGLNANPPVGFNANPPVGFNANPPVGFNANPPVGFNANPPVGLNANPPVGFNANPPVGFNANPPVGFNANPPVGFGSNPPVGFNANPSVGFNARPPVGFNANPPVGFGSNPSCN, from the exons atgtcaaatcaaatcacattcaATTTATCAATGAACTCATCTTACACCATGAGACCAGAATGGAACCTGTGCAGgagccctcctgtaggttttaatgctaaccctcctgtaggttttaatgctaaccctcctgtaggttttaatgctaaccctcctgtaggttttaatgctaaccctcctgtaggttttaatgccaaccctcctgtag gttttaatgctaaccctcctgtaggttttaatgccaaccctcctgtaggttttaatgctaaccctcctgtaggttttaatgctaaccctcctgtaggttttaatgctaaccctcctgtaggttttaatgctaaccctcctgtaggttttaatgctaaccctcctgtaggttttaatgctaaccctcctgtaggttttaatgctaaccctcctgtaggttttaatgctaaccctcctgtaggttttaatgctaaccctcctgtaggttttaatgccaaccctcctgtaggttttaatgctaaccctcctgtaggttttaatgctaaccctcctgtaggttttaatgctaaccctcctgtaggttttaatgccaaccctcctgtaggttttaatgctaaccctcctgtaggttttaatgccaaccctcctgtaggttttaatgctaaccctcctgtaggttttaatgccaaccctcctgtaggttttaatgccaaccctcctgtaggttttaatgctaaccctcctgtaggttttaatgctaaccctcctgtaggttttaatgctaaccctcctgtaggttttaatgccaaccctcctgtaggttttaatgctaaccctcctgtaggttttaatgctaaccctcctgtaggttttaatgccaaccctcctgtaggttttaatgccaaccctcctgtaggttttaatgctaaccctcctgtaggttttaatgctaaccctcctgtaggttttaatgctaaccctcctgtaggttttaatgccaaccctcctgtaggttttaatgctaaccctcctgtaggttttaatgccaaccctcctgtaggttttaatgctaaccctcctgtaggttttaatgctaaccctcctgtaggttttaatgctaaccctcctgtaggttttaatgccaaccctcctgtaggttttaatgctaaccctcctgtaggtttaaatgccaaccctcctgtaggttttaatgctaaccctcctgtaggttttaatgccaaccctcctgtaggttttaatgccaaccctcctgtaggtttaaatgccaaccctcctgtaggtttaaatgccaaccctcctgtaggttttaatgctaaccctcctgtaggttttaatgctaaccctcctgtaggttttaatgccaaccctcctgtaggttttaatgctaaccctcctgtaggtttaaatgccaaccctcctgtaggttttaatgctaaccctcctgtaggttttaatgccaaccctcctgtaggttttaatgccaaccctcctgtag gttttggctctaaccctcctgtaggttttaatgccAACCCTTCTGTAGGTTTTAATGCCagacctcctgtag gttttaatgccaaccctcctgtaggttttggctctaaccccagttgtaactaa
- the LOC127907541 gene encoding uncharacterized protein LOC127907541 isoform X1, which translates to MSNQITFNLSMNSSYTMRPEWNLCRSPPVGFNANPPVGFNANPPVGFNANPPVGFNANPPVGFNANPPVGFNANPPVGFNANPPVGFNANPPVGFNANPPVGFNANPPVGFNANPPVGFNANPPVGFNANPPVGFNANPPVGFNANPPVGFNANPPVGFNANPPVGFNANPPVGFNANPPVGFNANPPVGFNANPPVGFNANPPVGFNANPPVGFNANPPVGFNANPPVGFNANPPVGFNANPPVGFNANPPVGFNANPPVGFNANPPVGFNANPPVGFNANPPVGFNANPPVGFNANPPVGFNANPPVGFNANPPVGFNANPPVGFNANPPVGFNANPPVGFNANPPVGFNANPPVGFNANPPVGFNANPPVGFNANPPVGFNANPPVGLNANPPVGFNANPPVGFNANPPVGFNANPPVGLNANPPVGLNANPPVGFNANPPVGFNANPPVGFNANPPVGFNANPPVGLNANPPVGFNANPPVGFNANPPVGFNANPPVGFNANPPVGFGSNPPVGFGSNHPVGFNANPLVGFNANHPVGFNANPPVGLNANPPVGLNANPPVGLNANPPVGFNARPPVGFNANPPVGFGSNPPVGFNANPSVGFNARPPVGFNANPPVGFGSNPPVGFNANPPVGFGSNPPVGFNANPPVGFGSNPSCN; encoded by the exons atgtcaaatcaaatcacattcaATTTATCAATGAACTCATCTTACACCATGAGACCAGAATGGAACCTGTGCAGgagccctcctgtaggttttaatgctaaccctcctgtaggttttaatgctaaccctcctgtaggttttaatgctaaccctcctgtaggttttaatgctaaccctcctgtaggttttaatgccaaccctcctgtag gttttaatgctaaccctcctgtaggttttaatgccaaccctcctgtaggttttaatgctaaccctcctgtaggttttaatgctaaccctcctgtaggttttaatgctaaccctcctgtaggttttaatgctaaccctcctgtaggttttaatgctaaccctcctgtaggttttaatgctaaccctcctgtaggttttaatgctaaccctcctgtaggttttaatgctaaccctcctgtaggttttaatgctaaccctcctgtaggttttaatgccaaccctcctgtaggttttaatgctaaccctcctgtaggttttaatgctaaccctcctgtaggttttaatgctaaccctcctgtaggttttaatgccaaccctcctgtaggttttaatgctaaccctcctgtaggttttaatgccaaccctcctgtaggttttaatgctaaccctcctgtaggttttaatgccaaccctcctgtaggttttaatgccaaccctcctgtaggttttaatgctaaccctcctgtaggttttaatgctaaccctcctgtaggttttaatgctaaccctcctgtaggttttaatgccaaccctcctgtaggttttaatgctaaccctcctgtaggttttaatgctaaccctcctgtaggttttaatgccaaccctcctgtaggttttaatgccaaccctcctgtaggttttaatgctaaccctcctgtaggttttaatgctaaccctcctgtaggttttaatgctaaccctcctgtaggttttaatgccaaccctcctgtaggttttaatgctaaccctcctgtaggttttaatgccaaccctcctgtaggttttaatgctaaccctcctgtaggttttaatgctaaccctcctgtaggttttaatgctaaccctcctgtaggttttaatgccaaccctcctgtaggttttaatgctaaccctcctgtaggtttaaatgccaaccctcctgtaggttttaatgctaaccctcctgtaggttttaatgccaaccctcctgtaggttttaatgccaaccctcctgtaggtttaaatgccaaccctcctgtaggtttaaatgccaaccctcctgtaggttttaatgctaaccctcctgtaggttttaatgctaaccctcctgtaggttttaatgccaaccctcctgtaggttttaatgctaaccctcctgtaggtttaaatgccaaccctcctgtaggttttaatgctaaccctcctgtaggttttaatgccaaccctcctgtaggttttaatgccaaccctcctgtaggttttaatgctaaccctcctgtaggttttggctctaaccctcctgtaggttttggctctaaccatcctgtaggttttaatgctAACCCTCTTGTAGGTTTTAATGCtaaccatcctgtaggttttaatgctaaccctcctgtaggtttaaatgctaaccctcctgtaggtttaaatgctaaccctcctgtaggtttaaatgctaaccctcctgtaggttttaatgccagacctcctgtaggttttaatgctaaccctcctgtaggttttggctctaaccctcctgtaggttttaatgccAACCCTTCTGTAGGTTTTAATGCCagacctcctgtaggttttaatgctaaccctcctgtaggttttggctctaaccctcctgtaggttttaatgccaaccctcctgtaggttttggctctaaccctcctgtag gttttaatgccaaccctcctgtaggttttggctctaaccccagttgtaactaa
- the LOC127907541 gene encoding uncharacterized protein LOC127907541 isoform X20, translating to MSNQITFNLSMNSSYTMRPEWNLCRSPPVGFNANPPVGFNANPPVGFNANPPVGFNANPPVGFNANPPVGFNANPPVGFNANPPVGFNANPPVGFNANPPVGFNANPPVGFNANPPVGFNANPPVGFNANPPVGFNANPPVGFNANPPVGFNANPPVGFNANPPVGFNANPPVGFNANPPVGFNANPPVGFNANPPVGFNANPPVGFNANPPVGFNANPPVGFNANPPVGFNANPPVGFNANPPVGFNANPPVGFNANPPVGFNANPPVGFNANPPVGFNANPPVGFNANPPVGFNANPPVGFNANPPVGFNANPPVGFNANPPVGFNANPPVGFNANPPVGFNANPPVGFNANPPVGFNANPPVGFNANPPVGFNANPPVGFNANPPVGLNANPPVGFNANPPVGFNANPPVGFNANPPVGLNANPPVGLNANPPVGFNANPPVGFNANPPVGFNANPPVGFNANPPVGLNANPPVGFNANPPVGFNANPPVGFGSNPPVGFNANPSVGFNARPPVGFNANPPVGFGSNPSCN from the exons atgtcaaatcaaatcacattcaATTTATCAATGAACTCATCTTACACCATGAGACCAGAATGGAACCTGTGCAGgagccctcctgtaggttttaatgctaaccctcctgtaggttttaatgctaaccctcctgtaggttttaatgctaaccctcctgtaggttttaatgctaaccctcctgtaggttttaatgccaaccctcctgtag gttttaatgctaaccctcctgtaggttttaatgccaaccctcctgtaggttttaatgctaaccctcctgtaggttttaatgctaaccctcctgtaggttttaatgctaaccctcctgtaggttttaatgctaaccctcctgtaggttttaatgctaaccctcctgtaggttttaatgctaaccctcctgtaggttttaatgctaaccctcctgtaggttttaatgctaaccctcctgtaggttttaatgctaaccctcctgtaggttttaatgccaaccctcctgtaggttttaatgctaaccctcctgtaggttttaatgctaaccctcctgtaggttttaatgctaaccctcctgtaggttttaatgccaaccctcctgtaggttttaatgctaaccctcctgtaggttttaatgccaaccctcctgtaggttttaatgctaaccctcctgtaggttttaatgccaaccctcctgtaggttttaatgccaaccctcctgtaggttttaatgctaaccctcctgtaggttttaatgctaaccctcctgtaggttttaatgctaaccctcctgtaggttttaatgccaaccctcctgtaggttttaatgctaaccctcctgtaggttttaatgctaaccctcctgtaggttttaatgccaaccctcctgtaggttttaatgccaaccctcctgtaggttttaatgctaaccctcctgtaggttttaatgctaaccctcctgtaggttttaatgctaaccctcctgtaggttttaatgccaaccctcctgtaggttttaatgctaaccctcctgtaggttttaatgccaaccctcctgtaggttttaatgctaaccctcctgtaggttttaatgctaaccctcctgtaggttttaatgctaaccctcctgtaggttttaatgccaaccctcctgtaggttttaatgctaaccctcctgtaggtttaaatgccaaccctcctgtaggttttaatgctaaccctcctgtaggttttaatgccaaccctcctgtaggttttaatgccaaccctcctgtaggtttaaatgccaaccctcctgtaggtttaaatgccaaccctcctgtaggttttaatgctaaccctcctgtaggttttaatgctaaccctcctgtaggttttaatgccaaccctcctgtaggttttaatgctaaccctcctgtaggtttaaatgccaaccctcctgtaggttttaatgctaaccctcctgtaggttttaatgccaaccctcctgtag gttttggctctaaccctcctgtaggttttaatgccAACCCTTCTGTAGGTTTTAATGCCagacctcctgtag gttttaatgccaaccctcctgtaggttttggctctaaccccagttgtaactaa
- the LOC127907541 gene encoding uncharacterized protein LOC127907541 isoform X10 encodes MSNQITFNLSMNSSYTMRPEWNLCRSPPVGFNANPPVGFNANPPVGFNANPPVGFNANPPVGFNANPPVGFNANPPVGFNANPPVGFNANPPVGFNANPPVGFNANPPVGFNANPPVGFNANPPVGFNANPPVGFNANPPVGFNANPPVGFNANPPVGFNANPPVGFNANPPVGFNANPPVGFNANPPVGFNANPPVGFNANPPVGFNANPPVGFNANPPVGFNANPPVGFNANPPVGFNANPPVGFNANPPVGFNANPPVGFNANPPVGFNANPPVGFNANPPVGFNANPPVGFNANPPVGFNANPPVGFNANPPVGFNANPPVGFNANPPVGFNANPPVGFNANPPVGFNANPPVGFNANPPVGFNANPPVGFNANPPVGFNANPPVGLNANPPVGFNANPPVGLNANPPVGFNANPPVGFNANPPVGFNANPPVGLNANPPVGFNANPPVGFNANPPVGFNANPPVGFNANPPVGFGSNPPVGFGSNHPVGFNANPLVGFNANHPVGFNANPPVGLNANPPVGLNANPPVGLNANPPVGFNARPPVGFNANPPVGFGSNPPVGFNANPSVGFNARPPVGFNANPPVGFGSNPPVGFNANPPVGFGSNPPVGFNANPPVGFGSNPSCN; translated from the exons atgtcaaatcaaatcacattcaATTTATCAATGAACTCATCTTACACCATGAGACCAGAATGGAACCTGTGCAGgagccctcctgtaggttttaatgctaaccctcctgtaggttttaatgctaaccctcctgtaggttttaatgctaaccctcctgtaggttttaatgctaaccctcctgtaggttttaatgccaaccctcctgtag gttttaatgctaaccctcctgtaggttttaatgccaaccctcctgtaggttttaatgctaaccctcctgtaggttttaatgctaaccctcctgtaggttttaatgctaaccctcctgtaggttttaatgctaaccctcctgtaggttttaatgctaaccctcctgtaggttttaatgctaaccctcctgtaggttttaatgctaaccctcctgtaggttttaatgctaaccctcctgtaggttttaatgctaaccctcctgtaggttttaatgccaaccctcctgtaggttttaatgctaaccctcctgtaggttttaatgctaaccctcctgtaggttttaatgctaaccctcctgtaggttttaatgccaaccctcctgtaggttttaatgctaaccctcctgtaggttttaatgccaaccctcctgtaggttttaatgctaaccctcctgtaggttttaatgccaaccctcctgtaggttttaatgccaaccctcctgtaggttttaatgctaaccctcctgtaggttttaatgctaaccctcctgtaggttttaatgctaaccctcctgtaggttttaatgccaaccctcctgtaggttttaatgctaaccctcctgtaggttttaatgctaaccctcctgtaggttttaatgccaaccctcctgtaggttttaatgccaaccctcctgtaggttttaatgctaaccctcctgtaggttttaatgctaaccctcctgtaggttttaatgctaaccctcctgtaggttttaatgccaaccctcctgtaggttttaatgctaaccctcctgtaggttttaatgccaaccctcctgtaggttttaatgctaaccctcctgtaggttttaatgctaaccctcctgtaggttttaatgctaaccctcctgtaggttttaatgccaaccctcctgtaggttttaatgctaaccctcctgtaggtttaaatgccaaccctcctgtag gttttaatgccaaccctcctgtaggtttaaatgccaaccctcctgtag gttttaatgctaaccctcctgtaggttttaatgccaaccctcctgtaggttttaatgctaaccctcctgtaggtttaaatgccaaccctcctgtaggttttaatgctaaccctcctgtaggttttaatgccaaccctcctgtaggttttaatgccaaccctcctgtaggttttaatgctaaccctcctgtaggttttggctctaaccctcctgtaggttttggctctaaccatcctgtaggttttaatgctAACCCTCTTGTAGGTTTTAATGCtaaccatcctgtaggttttaatgctaaccctcctgtaggtttaaatgctaaccctcctgtaggtttaaatgctaaccctcctgtaggtttaaatgctaaccctcctgtaggttttaatgccagacctcctgtaggttttaatgctaaccctcctgtaggttttggctctaaccctcctgtaggttttaatgccAACCCTTCTGTAGGTTTTAATGCCagacctcctgtaggttttaatgctaaccctcctgtaggttttggctctaaccctcctgtaggttttaatgccaaccctcctgtaggttttggctctaaccctcctgtag gttttaatgccaaccctcctgtaggttttggctctaaccccagttgtaactaa
- the LOC127907541 gene encoding uncharacterized protein LOC127907541 isoform X9 — protein MSNQITFNLSMNSSYTMRPEWNLCRSPPVGFNANPPVGFNANPPVGFNANPPVGFNANPPVGFNANPPVGFNANPPVGFNANPPVGFNANPPVGFNANPPVGFNANPPVGFNANPPVGFNANPPVGFNANPPVGFNANPPVGFNANPPVGFNANPPVGFNANPPVGFNANPPVGFNANPPVGFNANPPVGFNANPPVGFNANPPVGFNANPPVGFNANPPVGFNANPPVGFNANPPVGFNANPPVGFNANPPVGFNANPPVGFNANPPVGFNANPPVGFNANPPVGFNANPPVGFNANPPVGFNANPPVGFNANPPVGFNANPPVGFNANPPVGFNANPPVGFNANPPVGFNANPPVGFNANPPVGFNANPPVGLNANPPVGFNANPPVGLNANPPVGLNANPPVGFNANPPVGFNANPPVGFNANPPVGFNANPPVGLNANPPVGFNANPPVGFNANPPVGFNANPPVGFNANPPVGFGSNPPVGFGSNHPVGFNANPLVGFNANHPVGFNANPPVGLNANPPVGLNANPPVGLNANPPVGFNARPPVGFNANPPVGFGSNPPVGFNANPSVGFNARPPVGFNANPPVGFGSNPPVGFNANPPVGFGSNPPVGFNANPPVGFGSNPSCN, from the exons atgtcaaatcaaatcacattcaATTTATCAATGAACTCATCTTACACCATGAGACCAGAATGGAACCTGTGCAGgagccctcctgtaggttttaatgctaaccctcctgtaggttttaatgctaaccctcctgtaggttttaatgctaaccctcctgtaggttttaatgctaaccctcctgtaggttttaatgccaaccctcctgtag gttttaatgctaaccctcctgtaggttttaatgccaaccctcctgtaggttttaatgctaaccctcctgtaggttttaatgctaaccctcctgtaggttttaatgctaaccctcctgtaggttttaatgctaaccctcctgtaggttttaatgctaaccctcctgtaggttttaatgctaaccctcctgtaggttttaatgctaaccctcctgtaggttttaatgctaaccctcctgtaggttttaatgctaaccctcctgtaggttttaatgccaaccctcctgtaggttttaatgctaaccctcctgtaggttttaatgctaaccctcctgtaggttttaatgctaaccctcctgtaggttttaatgccaaccctcctgtaggttttaatgctaaccctcctgtaggttttaatgccaaccctcctgtaggttttaatgctaaccctcctgtaggttttaatgccaaccctcctgtaggttttaatgccaaccctcctgtaggttttaatgctaaccctcctgtaggttttaatgctaaccctcctgtaggttttaatgctaaccctcctgtaggttttaatgccaaccctcctgtaggttttaatgctaaccctcctgtaggttttaatgctaaccctcctgtaggttttaatgccaaccctcctgtaggttttaatgccaaccctcctgtaggttttaatgctaaccctcctgtaggttttaatgctaaccctcctgtaggttttaatgctaaccctcctgtaggttttaatgccaaccctcctgtaggttttaatgctaaccctcctgtaggttttaatgccaaccctcctgtaggttttaatgctaaccctcctgtag gttttaatgccaaccctcctgtaggttttaatgctaaccctcctgtaggtttaaatgccaaccctcctgtag gttttaatgccaaccctcctgtaggtttaaatgccaaccctcctgtaggtttaaatgccaaccctcctgtaggttttaatgctaaccctcctgtaggttttaatgctaaccctcctgtaggttttaatgccaaccctcctgtaggttttaatgctaaccctcctgtaggtttaaatgccaaccctcctgtaggttttaatgctaaccctcctgtaggttttaatgccaaccctcctgtaggttttaatgccaaccctcctgtaggttttaatgctaaccctcctgtaggttttggctctaaccctcctgtaggttttggctctaaccatcctgtaggttttaatgctAACCCTCTTGTAGGTTTTAATGCtaaccatcctgtaggttttaatgctaaccctcctgtaggtttaaatgctaaccctcctgtaggtttaaatgctaaccctcctgtaggtttaaatgctaaccctcctgtaggttttaatgccagacctcctgtaggttttaatgctaaccctcctgtaggttttggctctaaccctcctgtaggttttaatgccAACCCTTCTGTAGGTTTTAATGCCagacctcctgtaggttttaatgctaaccctcctgtaggttttggctctaaccctcctgtaggttttaatgccaaccctcctgtaggttttggctctaaccctcctgtag gttttaatgccaaccctcctgtaggttttggctctaaccccagttgtaactaa
- the LOC127907541 gene encoding uncharacterized protein LOC127907541 isoform X12 codes for MSNQITFNLSMNSSYTMRPEWNLCRSPPVGFNANPPVGFNANPPVGFNANPPVGFNANPPVGFNANPPVGFNANPPVGFNANPPVGFNANPPVGFNANPPVGFNANPPVGFNANPPVGFNANPPVGFNANPPVGFNANPPVGFNANPPVGFNANPPVGFNANPPVGFNANPPVGFNANPPVGFNANPPVGFNANPPVGFNANPPVGFNANPPVGFNANPPVGFNANPPVGFNANPPVGFNANPPVGFNANPPVGFNANPPVGFNANPPVGFNANPPVGFNANPPVGFNANPPVGFNANPPVGFNANPPVGFNANPPVGFNANPPVGFNANPPVGFNANPPVGFNANPPVGLNANPPVGFNANPPVGFNANPPVGFNANPPVGLNANPPVGLNANPPVGFNANPPVGFNANPPVGFNANPPVGFNANPPVGLNANPPVGFNANPPVGFNANPPVGFNANPPVGFNANPPVGFGSNPPVGFGSNHPVGFNANPLVGFNANHPVGFNANPPVGLNANPPVGLNANPPVGLNANPPVGFNARPPVGFNANPPVGFGSNPPVGFNANPSVGFNARPPVGFNANPPVGFGSNPPVGFNANPPVGFGSNPPVGFNANPPVGFGSNPSCN; via the exons atgtcaaatcaaatcacattcaATTTATCAATGAACTCATCTTACACCATGAGACCAGAATGGAACCTGTGCAGgagccctcctgtaggttttaatgctaaccctcctgtaggttttaatgctaaccctcctgtaggttttaatgctaaccctcctgtaggttttaatgctaaccctcctgtaggttttaatgccaaccctcctgtag gttttaatgctaaccctcctgtaggttttaatgccaaccctcctgtaggttttaatgctaaccctcctgtaggttttaatgctaaccctcctgtaggttttaatgctaaccctcctgtaggttttaatgctaaccctcctgtaggttttaatgctaaccctcctgtaggttttaatgctaaccctcctgtaggttttaatgctaaccctcctgtaggttttaatgctaaccctcctgtaggttttaatgctaaccctcctgtaggttttaatgccaaccctcctgtaggttttaatgctaaccctcctgtaggttttaatgctaaccctcctgtaggttttaatgctaaccctcctgtag gttttaatgctaaccctcctgtaggttttaatgccaaccctcctgtaggttttaatgccaaccctcctgtaggttttaatgctaaccctcctgtag gttttaatgccaaccctcctgtaggttttaatgctaaccctcctgtaggttttaatgctaaccctcctgtaggttttaatgccaaccctcctgtaggttttaatgccaaccctcctgtaggttttaatgctaaccctcctgtaggttttaatgctaaccctcctgtaggttttaatgctaaccctcctgtaggttttaatgccaaccctcctgtaggttttaatgctaaccctcctgtaggttttaatgccaaccctcctgtaggttttaatgctaaccctcctgtaggttttaatgctaaccctcctgtaggttttaatgctaaccctcctgtaggttttaatgccaaccctcctgtaggttttaatgctaaccctcctgtaggtttaaatgccaaccctcctgtaggttttaatgctaaccctcctgtaggttttaatgccaaccctcctgtaggttttaatgccaaccctcctgtaggtttaaatgccaaccctcctgtaggtttaaatgccaaccctcctgtaggttttaatgctaaccctcctgtaggttttaatgctaaccctcctgtaggttttaatgccaaccctcctgtaggttttaatgctaaccctcctgtaggtttaaatgccaaccctcctgtaggttttaatgctaaccctcctgtaggttttaatgccaaccctcctgtaggttttaatgccaaccctcctgtaggttttaatgctaaccctcctgtaggttttggctctaaccctcctgtaggttttggctctaaccatcctgtaggttttaatgctAACCCTCTTGTAGGTTTTAATGCtaaccatcctgtaggttttaatgctaaccctcctgtaggtttaaatgctaaccctcctgtaggtttaaatgctaaccctcctgtaggtttaaatgctaaccctcctgtaggttttaatgccagacctcctgtaggttttaatgctaaccctcctgtaggttttggctctaaccctcctgtaggttttaatgccAACCCTTCTGTAGGTTTTAATGCCagacctcctgtaggttttaatgctaaccctcctgtaggttttggctctaaccctcctgtaggttttaatgccaaccctcctgtaggttttggctctaaccctcctgtag gttttaatgccaaccctcctgtaggttttggctctaaccccagttgtaactaa